Proteins co-encoded in one Nematostella vectensis chromosome 15, jaNemVect1.1, whole genome shotgun sequence genomic window:
- the LOC116618550 gene encoding uncharacterized protein LOC116618550 has protein sequence MAEQDFKVVLLTLSAIIILQTGDSCKIVRWYPASNETWLLNHVFKNLTRRNEGACHAACLMNDSCRSYNFGHQLQLCQLSNSDHVEHPGDLVPKENFMYRGTMNACATGICPAGSLCQADFANNSYTCVCPADNPYCLARMNTSFHRCHAFNTSSDGVIQLEATHSSWRADGFCRVDFTPTSIVTGQQYNIAVDLRARHVSHDTTRGVHPGVAFNMVDGDNFDFVYFRYEVEPLDTDLEIFP, from the exons ATGGCGGAGCAAGACTTCAAAGTAGTCCTTCTCACTCTGTCTGCAATTATCATCCTCCAGACAG GCGACAGCTGCAAGATTGTCAGGTGGTATCCAGCATCCAATGAGACTTGGCTTTTGAACCACGTGTTCAAAAACCTCACGAGAAGGAATGAGGGGGCGTGTCACGCTGCCTGCTTGATGAATGACAGCTGCCGATCATATAATTTTGGTCACCAACTTCAACTCTGTCAGCTCAGCAACTCTGATCACGTGGAACATCCGGGGGACCTGGTACCGAAAGAGAATTTCATGTACCGTGGAACCATG AACGCGTGCGCGACTGGGATCTGTCCCGCGGGCTCACTCTGTCAAGCGGATTTCGCCAACAACTCGTACACATGCGTATGCCCTGCTGACAACCCATACTGCCTTGCGCGAATGA ACACGTCATTCCATCGTTGTCACGCATTCAATACATCATCAGACGGTGTCATACAACTCGAAGCAACTCATTCATCCTGGCGAGCGGACGGCTTCTGCAGAGTAGACTTCACGCCTACGAGCATCGTCACTGGTCAGCAGTATAACATCGCCGTTGACCTGCGCGCTAGGCATGTCTCCCATGACACAACTCGAGGTGTACATCCGGGAGTTGCGTTTAATATGGTTGACGGCGACAACTTCGACTTCGTGTACTTCAGGTATGAAGTGGAGCCTTTGGATACGGACCTTGAAATTTTCCCGTAG
- the LOC5511374 gene encoding BLOC-1-related complex subunit 5: protein MGQEQSSTHPGATHSPQKVPYTKSSVERPSPKPKREKAKLEDIVVVSQKSQELTSQTLDPDLETLKYIPLVRPILNASVQVTPARELERLEKFDLRPALKLCSRYEDHLRQCSEAVAFDQDMLASRIKEVDVNSTAVLSAVNDRHRKLVHVIAHLKKVEEMSFTLRRIDASMKKIVPLIDRLNNILPEEERLDPFSFEPGGLSINN, encoded by the coding sequence ATGGGCCAAGAGCAAAGTTCCACGCATCCAGGTGCGACACATAGCCCACAGAAAGTACCTTATACAAAGAGCTCAGTAGAAAGACCCAGTCCCAAGCCGAAACGAGAAAAAGCAAAACTTGAAGACATTGTTGTCGTCAGTCAAAAATCCCAGGAGCTAACATCACAAACGCTCGATCCGGACCTCGAAACTCTTAAATATATCCCTCTCGTTCGACCGATACTAAACGCTTCTGTTCAAGTTACTCCAGCTCGTGAGCTAGAAAGACTTGAGAAGTTTGATTTGCGACCGGCTTTGAAGCTATGTTCCCGGTACGAAGACCACCTTAGGCAGTGCTCAGAAGCGGTCGCATTTGACCAAGACATGCTAGCATCCAGGATCAAAGAGGTGGATGTTAACTCTACCGCTGTCCTAAGCGCCGTGAATGACAGACACAGGAAATTAGTTCACGTCATAGCGCATTTAAAGAAAGTCGAAGAGATGAGTTTTACTTTAAGGAGGATTGACGCCAGTATGAAAAAGATTGTTCCTTTGATTGACAGACTGAATAATATATTACCAGAGGAGGAGAGACTGGACCCCTTTAGTTTTGAGCCTGGAGGACTCAGCATAAACAACTAA